The following are encoded together in the Rubidibacter lacunae KORDI 51-2 genome:
- the epsE gene encoding exopolysaccharide biosynthesis GT4 family glycosyltransferase EpsE, translating into MKIGYLIPEFPGQTHIFYWRERQALEQLGIAVDLVSTRQPKKGIMSHTWTEEACQQTTYLFPIAVRFWGIVSELLRSGLTGWWRVFRAVATADDVKGAAKLRMLALTVIGAELVSIARDRGWQHVHVHSCADAANVAFFASLLSSLTYSLTLHGPLTDYGSNQAQKWQNAAFGVTITTKLAREVKERLVGHLPPQLEVAPMGVNVERFTRRDPYIPWQRNGNVRLFSCGRLNPCKGHAETLEAIVILRQQGFPIELDIAGEDEQGGGGYHRYLDTLISERQLTGSVRLLGAVSEETVKCYLENAHLFVLASWHEPLGVAIMESMAMSVPTVSTAAGGVAELIDHESDGLLVPPRSPERLADAIARCLQSPELALHLSQRSRDKIASKFHHFRSATQLANCLQTVLNGSK; encoded by the coding sequence ATGAAAATTGGCTACTTGATACCCGAATTTCCGGGTCAAACACACATCTTCTACTGGCGAGAGCGGCAGGCTTTGGAGCAGCTTGGAATTGCAGTCGATCTGGTCTCGACTCGCCAACCCAAGAAAGGCATCATGTCTCATACATGGACGGAGGAAGCCTGCCAGCAGACAACTTATTTATTCCCGATCGCGGTCCGATTCTGGGGAATTGTCAGCGAATTGTTGCGCAGCGGACTGACGGGATGGTGGCGTGTCTTTCGGGCAGTTGCCACCGCCGACGATGTAAAAGGTGCAGCAAAGTTGCGAATGTTGGCGTTAACCGTCATCGGAGCCGAGCTTGTCAGCATCGCACGCGATCGCGGTTGGCAACACGTCCACGTCCACTCCTGCGCTGACGCTGCCAATGTGGCTTTTTTTGCATCACTGTTGTCGTCGTTGACCTACAGCTTGACCCTACACGGTCCACTCACAGACTACGGTTCCAATCAAGCTCAAAAGTGGCAGAATGCTGCATTTGGAGTAACCATCACGACCAAACTGGCTCGCGAGGTCAAAGAACGGCTTGTCGGTCACCTGCCGCCGCAGCTTGAAGTCGCGCCTATGGGCGTGAATGTAGAGCGGTTTACGCGTCGAGATCCCTACATTCCCTGGCAAAGGAATGGCAATGTGCGTTTGTTTAGCTGCGGTCGGCTCAATCCATGTAAGGGGCATGCAGAAACACTTGAGGCAATCGTTATACTTCGCCAGCAGGGCTTTCCTATCGAGCTAGATATTGCTGGCGAAGACGAGCAAGGTGGTGGGGGGTATCACCGCTACCTCGACACGCTCATCAGCGAACGCCAACTGACTGGTAGCGTCCGCCTGTTAGGGGCAGTTAGCGAAGAAACGGTCAAATGCTATCTGGAAAATGCTCATTTATTCGTTTTGGCAAGTTGGCATGAGCCTTTAGGCGTTGCCATTATGGAGTCGATGGCAATGAGCGTTCCTACTGTTTCTACAGCTGCGGGTGGTGTTGCCGAACTGATCGACCACGAGAGTGATGGACTGCTGGTGCCGCCGCGATCGCCAGAGCGCCTTGCCGATGCAATCGCGCGTTGCCTTCAGTCTCCCGAACTGGCGCTCCATTTGAGTCAGAGGTCGCGCGATAAAATCGCCTCCAAGTTCCATCATTTCCGCAGTGCGACACAACTTGCCAACTGTTTACAAACAGTCCTCA